Sequence from the Maribellus comscasis genome:
CACATCCTGTCGTTGCATCAACAATCTTTTCTCGATCTCGAAAACAGAACTAATCTGGCTTTTATCCAGAAATTGCCAGATTTTTAAGGCATTTTTTTCTATTTGTGA
This genomic interval carries:
- a CDS encoding winged helix-turn-helix domain-containing protein, whose product is MIKSQIEKNALKIWQFLDKSQISSVFEIEKRLLMQRQDVLLALGWLAREDKIYFLGDQKVSKIMVIKDIDGD